In a genomic window of Microbispora sp. ZYX-F-249:
- a CDS encoding ABC transporter ATP-binding protein, translating into MTDTAIGQTSSLRSADRGALETLRQGLRLSPEFRRGLTGTLVLAVLATLGKVVVPIAVQQVIDRGLGSGVPDLPFIRNAVALCALAVVLTALCGYLMNVRLYRSTESGLAALRGKGFRHVHDLSVLTQNTERRGGLVSRVTGDVDQISTFMQWGGLMVIVSAGQLVVATVLMAVYSWQLTLLVWACFLPLMLALPRFQRLVARAYTRVRERAGDVLAAVSESVVGSAVIRAYGSEDRTAERIDTAVDGMRAAQTRAQKIVGFTFPTTELVASISVALVVVAGVWLGVADSITAGRLIAFLFLITLFISPLQTATEVLNEAQNAIAGWRRILGVLDTPADVADPVDGATLPRGPISVRFDGVGFAYPGGPPVLHDVSVDIPPRTRIAVVGETGSGKTTFAKLLTRLMDPTSGRILVDGVDLRTVSFSSLRERIVMVPQDGFLFDSTLEDNIRFGRPSATREEITRALTELGLADWLDGLPAGLDTPVGQRGESLSAGERQLVALARAYLADPDLLLLDEATSAVDPATEVRLARALDGVTRGRTAVSIAHRLSTAQAADEVLVFEHGRIVQRGPHAVLVEQPGVYADLYASWTTATTTR; encoded by the coding sequence ATGACCGACACGGCCATAGGACAGACTTCGTCCCTCCGGTCGGCCGACCGGGGCGCGCTGGAGACGCTCAGGCAGGGCCTGCGGCTGTCGCCGGAGTTCCGCCGCGGGCTCACCGGGACGCTCGTGCTGGCCGTGCTGGCCACACTGGGCAAGGTCGTCGTGCCGATCGCCGTGCAGCAGGTGATCGACCGGGGCCTGGGGTCGGGCGTGCCCGACCTGCCGTTCATCCGGAACGCGGTCGCGCTGTGCGCGCTCGCGGTGGTGCTGACCGCGCTCTGCGGCTACCTGATGAACGTCCGGCTCTACCGCTCCACCGAGTCGGGCCTGGCGGCCCTGCGCGGCAAGGGCTTCCGCCACGTGCACGACCTGTCGGTGCTGACGCAGAACACCGAGCGGCGCGGCGGCCTGGTCTCCCGGGTGACCGGCGACGTGGACCAGATCAGCACGTTCATGCAGTGGGGCGGGCTGATGGTCATCGTGTCCGCCGGCCAGCTGGTGGTGGCGACCGTGCTCATGGCCGTCTACTCCTGGCAGCTCACGCTGCTCGTGTGGGCCTGCTTCCTGCCGCTGATGCTGGCCCTGCCCCGGTTCCAGCGCCTGGTGGCCCGGGCCTACACCCGGGTGCGCGAGCGCGCCGGCGACGTGCTCGCCGCCGTCAGCGAGTCGGTCGTCGGCAGCGCGGTGATCCGGGCGTACGGCTCGGAGGACCGCACGGCCGAGCGGATCGACACGGCGGTGGACGGCATGCGCGCGGCGCAGACCCGGGCCCAGAAGATCGTCGGGTTCACGTTCCCGACCACCGAGCTGGTCGCCTCGATCTCGGTGGCGCTGGTGGTCGTGGCCGGGGTCTGGCTGGGCGTCGCCGACTCGATCACGGCGGGGCGGCTCATCGCGTTCCTGTTCCTGATCACGCTGTTCATCAGCCCCCTGCAGACCGCGACCGAGGTGCTGAACGAGGCGCAGAACGCGATCGCCGGGTGGCGGCGCATCCTCGGCGTGCTCGACACCCCGGCCGACGTGGCCGACCCGGTGGACGGCGCGACGCTGCCGCGCGGCCCGATCTCGGTCCGCTTCGACGGCGTGGGCTTCGCCTACCCGGGCGGACCGCCCGTGCTCCACGACGTGTCCGTGGACATCCCGCCGCGCACGCGGATCGCGGTGGTGGGGGAGACCGGCTCGGGCAAGACGACCTTCGCCAAGCTGCTCACCCGGCTCATGGACCCGACCTCCGGCCGGATCCTCGTGGACGGTGTCGACCTGCGCACCGTGAGCTTCTCCTCGCTCAGGGAGCGGATCGTGATGGTCCCGCAGGACGGCTTCCTGTTCGACTCGACGCTGGAGGACAACATCCGCTTCGGCCGGCCCTCGGCGACCCGGGAGGAGATCACCCGGGCGCTGACCGAGCTCGGCCTGGCGGACTGGCTCGACGGCCTGCCCGCCGGCCTGGACACCCCCGTGGGCCAGCGGGGCGAGTCGCTGTCGGCCGGGGAGCGGCAGCTGGTCGCCCTCGCCCGGGCCTACCTCGCCGACCCCGACCTGCTGCTGCTCGACGAGGCCACCTCCGCCGTGGACCCCGCCACCGAGGTGCGGCTCGCCCGCGCTCTCGACGGCGTCACGCGGGGCCGTACGGCGGTCTCGATCGCCCATCGCCTGTCCACCGCCCAGGCGGCCGACGAGGTCCTGGTGTTCGAGCACGGCCGGATCGTGCAGCGCGGGCCGCACGCCGTCCTGGTCGAGCAGCCCGGCGTGTACGCCGACCTCTACGCCTCCTGGACGACCGCCACCACCACACGCTGA
- a CDS encoding TIGR03767 family metallophosphoesterase: MDSALSRRAFLLASGMTASGVALEIALASAPAASSAATPSATTPLTTIRAVARPHGAGGYRRLSDGPGWRRVTRTELAEAKKGRAERRTALACFVQFTDLHITDVQNPQRYEFLRAGDMSSWRPQEALTAVGAVSLIEQVNSLRYGPATRAPIGFVMTTGDNTDNNSRIETEWFLTAMTGGRFTPNTGDPGAYEGVQSSGLGLYWQPGSGVRDIDKRVGFPHLDGFLEAAIREVSSPGLAVPWYSTVGNHDQLFGGAYSTAGGFFADLATGSRKLFALPASEAGAVYRALRRGDPTGARFRAAWKRYRGKARTVTADERRAPLSPHAYIAAHLDPRYTGSGPVGHGYTRDNLDSGRLDYSFRIADGVVGISLDTTDRGGDYRGSVGTRQLAWLERTLKTHADDIALIFSHHPSWSMTNLGPDPARPHEKRHGGQELLAVLRKHGNVAAWINGHSHLNRIVPHGGLWEISTASHVDYPQLARVVELADNHDGTLSLFTTLVESAAPHRTDFTDLSQRGLAALYRELSFNSPGMRSGLAGLPGDRNTELLLRRR; the protein is encoded by the coding sequence ATGGATTCCGCCCTCAGCCGCCGCGCTTTCCTACTCGCCTCCGGCATGACCGCCTCGGGCGTCGCGCTGGAGATCGCACTCGCCTCCGCTCCTGCCGCCTCCTCGGCCGCGACGCCCTCCGCCACGACGCCCCTGACGACGATCCGCGCCGTCGCCAGGCCGCACGGCGCCGGCGGATACCGCAGGCTGTCCGACGGCCCCGGCTGGCGCCGGGTGACGCGGACGGAGCTGGCCGAGGCCAAGAAGGGCAGGGCCGAGCGCCGTACCGCGCTGGCCTGCTTCGTCCAGTTCACCGACCTGCACATCACCGACGTGCAGAACCCGCAGCGCTATGAGTTCCTCCGCGCCGGGGACATGAGCTCATGGCGCCCGCAGGAGGCGTTGACCGCCGTCGGCGCCGTCTCGCTGATCGAACAGGTCAACTCCCTGCGGTACGGCCCGGCGACGCGGGCGCCGATCGGCTTCGTCATGACCACCGGTGACAACACCGACAACAACTCCCGCATCGAGACGGAGTGGTTCCTCACCGCCATGACCGGCGGCCGATTCACCCCCAACACGGGCGACCCCGGCGCGTACGAGGGCGTGCAGAGCTCCGGTCTGGGCCTCTACTGGCAGCCCGGCTCCGGCGTGCGCGACATCGACAAGCGGGTGGGATTCCCCCACCTGGACGGCTTCCTGGAGGCGGCCATCCGCGAGGTGAGCAGCCCCGGCCTGGCCGTCCCGTGGTATTCCACCGTCGGCAACCACGACCAGCTCTTCGGCGGAGCCTATTCCACGGCCGGCGGTTTCTTCGCCGACCTGGCCACCGGCTCGCGCAAGCTGTTCGCCCTGCCCGCCTCCGAGGCCGGCGCGGTCTACCGGGCGCTGCGCCGGGGCGACCCCACGGGCGCCCGTTTCCGCGCCGCGTGGAAACGCTACAGGGGCAAGGCCCGCACGGTCACCGCCGACGAGCGCCGCGCCCCGTTGAGCCCGCACGCCTACATCGCCGCGCACCTCGACCCGAGGTACACCGGCTCGGGACCCGTCGGCCATGGCTACACGCGGGACAACCTCGACAGCGGCCGGTTGGACTACTCCTTCCGGATCGCCGACGGGGTCGTCGGCATCAGCCTGGACACCACCGACCGCGGCGGCGACTACCGCGGATCGGTCGGCACCCGGCAGCTGGCCTGGCTGGAGCGGACCCTGAAGACCCACGCGGACGACATCGCCCTGATCTTCAGCCATCATCCGAGCTGGTCCATGACCAACCTCGGCCCCGATCCGGCCCGCCCGCACGAGAAGCGCCACGGCGGGCAGGAGCTGCTGGCGGTGCTGAGGAAGCACGGCAACGTGGCCGCGTGGATCAACGGCCATTCCCACCTCAACAGGATCGTCCCTCACGGCGGCCTCTGGGAGATCTCCACCGCCTCCCACGTCGACTACCCGCAGCTGGCGAGGGTCGTCGAACTGGCCGACAACCACGACGGGACACTGTCCCTGTTCACCACGCTGGTGGAGTCGGCCGCGCCGCACCGCACCGACTTCACCGACCTGTCCCAGCGCGGCCTGGCCGCCCTCTACCGGGAGCTCTCGTTCAACTCCCCCGGCATGCGGAGCGGGCTGGCCGGCCTGCCCGGCGACCGCAACACCGAGCTTCTGCTGAGAAGGCGCTGA
- the hisI gene encoding phosphoribosyl-AMP cyclohydrolase, producing MALDPKIADRLKRTPDGLVPAIVQQHDTGEVLMLAWMDDEALHRTLTTGRATYWSRSRGEYWVKGDTSGHVQWVRHVALDCDGDTILLKVDQVGAACHTGDRTCFDADVLDVSGAP from the coding sequence ATGGCCCTCGACCCGAAGATCGCCGACCGGCTCAAGCGCACGCCGGACGGCCTGGTGCCCGCGATCGTCCAGCAGCACGACACCGGCGAGGTGCTCATGCTCGCCTGGATGGACGACGAGGCGCTGCACCGCACGCTCACCACCGGCCGGGCGACCTACTGGTCCCGCAGCCGGGGGGAGTACTGGGTGAAGGGCGACACCTCCGGCCACGTGCAGTGGGTCAGGCACGTGGCGCTCGACTGCGACGGCGACACGATCCTGCTCAAGGTCGACCAGGTGGGGGCGGCCTGCCACACCGGTGACCGCACCTGCTTCGACGCCGACGTCCTCGACGTGAGCGGCGCGCCGTGA
- a CDS encoding Trp biosynthesis-associated membrane protein: MTAPAPAEDRTRTARRPLLAWLAACAVGGGLALLAAGRVWVTLGTAGGPAGAGGGSLTGNDLVAWLTPAALAALAAVLAVLATRGVARRVTSVVVALLGAAVAAGAWDGTRGGTIAAAAAGHVTTAVTSAGHISVESRAWVWPVLAAAGGIVLAGAGAAAVVLSARWPGMSSRYERASGRAQTGGTARVKDADRAMWDAIDEGDDPTA; encoded by the coding sequence GTGACCGCCCCGGCGCCCGCCGAGGACCGGACGCGTACGGCTCGGCGCCCGCTGCTCGCCTGGCTGGCCGCCTGCGCCGTGGGCGGCGGGCTCGCGCTGCTGGCCGCGGGCCGCGTCTGGGTCACGCTCGGCACGGCGGGGGGCCCCGCCGGAGCGGGCGGCGGCTCCCTCACCGGCAACGACCTGGTCGCCTGGCTGACCCCCGCGGCGCTGGCCGCGCTCGCCGCCGTGCTGGCCGTACTGGCGACCCGGGGGGTCGCGCGGCGGGTGACGAGCGTGGTCGTGGCGCTCCTCGGCGCGGCGGTCGCGGCGGGGGCGTGGGACGGCACGCGCGGCGGCACCATCGCCGCGGCCGCCGCCGGGCACGTGACGACCGCGGTGACGTCCGCCGGTCACATCTCCGTGGAGTCGCGCGCGTGGGTCTGGCCGGTGCTGGCCGCCGCGGGCGGGATCGTCCTGGCCGGCGCGGGCGCCGCGGCGGTGGTGCTGAGCGCGCGCTGGCCCGGCATGTCGAGCAGGTACGAGCGGGCGAGCGGGCGCGCGCAAACCGGCGGGACGGCCCGGGTCAAGGACGCCGACAGGGCGATGTGGGACGCCATCGACGAGGGCGACGACCCCACCGCGTGA
- a CDS encoding CD225/dispanin family protein: MSYDPGNPGGFPPPPPPGGGYGAPMPPGGAPPNNHLVMAIVTTILCCLPLGVVSIVFASQVNSKWMAGDYQGAIAASESAKKWWMASLITGIVLVVLYILLVVVLGVFSFSTSTTSY, encoded by the coding sequence ATGAGCTACGACCCCGGCAACCCCGGCGGCTTCCCCCCGCCTCCGCCTCCCGGCGGCGGCTACGGCGCCCCGATGCCGCCCGGCGGCGCCCCCCCGAACAACCACCTGGTGATGGCGATCGTCACGACGATCCTGTGCTGCCTCCCGCTGGGTGTCGTGTCGATCGTCTTCGCCAGTCAGGTCAACTCCAAGTGGATGGCGGGCGACTACCAGGGCGCGATCGCGGCCTCGGAGTCGGCCAAGAAGTGGTGGATGGCGTCGCTGATCACCGGCATCGTGCTGGTGGTCCTCTACATCCTCCTGGTCGTCGTGCTCGGGGTCTTCAGCTTCAGCACCTCGACCACGTCATACTGA
- a CDS encoding DUF2752 domain-containing protein → MTPIVPARRPADRLRSLLAPLGVAAVASAAAAYVTSVDPNQPGHYPTCPLLFLTGLYCPGCGSLRAVHALGHADVLSALHLNPLLVAAVPFLFYRWALWALRSWQGRPVRTNLAHPAYLWGLLAIVIVFWVIRNTPFGHFLAP, encoded by the coding sequence ATGACACCGATCGTCCCGGCGCGGCGCCCGGCGGACCGCTTGCGGTCCCTGCTGGCGCCGCTCGGCGTGGCGGCCGTCGCGTCGGCGGCGGCCGCGTACGTCACCTCCGTGGACCCGAACCAGCCCGGGCACTATCCGACCTGCCCGCTTCTCTTCCTCACCGGGCTCTACTGTCCCGGATGCGGTTCGCTGCGCGCCGTCCACGCCCTGGGACACGCCGACGTGCTGAGCGCCCTGCACCTCAATCCGCTCCTGGTCGCGGCCGTCCCGTTCCTGTTCTACCGATGGGCCCTGTGGGCATTACGATCATGGCAGGGACGGCCTGTGCGCACGAACCTCGCGCACCCCGCGTACCTGTGGGGACTTCTCGCCATCGTGATCGTTTTTTGGGTAATACGGAACACGCCTTTCGGGCATTTCCTCGCACCCTGA
- the trpC gene encoding indole-3-glycerol phosphate synthase TrpC: MSVLEDIILGVREDLEERQRDVPIEELKRLAARAPEPRDAYAALGGDRVSVIAEVKRSSPSKGALAAIADPAALAADYEEGGAHVISVLTERRRFGGTLADLAAVRAAVDIPILRKDFIVTSYQLWEARAHGADLALLIVAALDQQALVSLIERAESIGLAPLVEVHTEEELVRAVDAGAKIIGINARNLKTLEVDREVFAKLAPKVPDGVIKIAESGVRGPHDLLAYARAGADAVLVGESLVTGRDPKAAVNDLVTAGAHPASRQDTGSERHS, from the coding sequence GTGAGTGTTCTTGAGGACATCATCCTGGGCGTGCGGGAGGACCTCGAAGAGCGGCAGCGCGACGTGCCGATCGAGGAGCTCAAGCGGCTCGCCGCCCGTGCCCCCGAGCCCCGTGACGCCTATGCCGCGCTCGGCGGCGACCGGGTGTCGGTCATCGCGGAGGTGAAGCGCTCGAGCCCCTCGAAGGGCGCGCTCGCCGCCATCGCCGACCCCGCCGCGCTCGCGGCGGACTACGAGGAGGGCGGCGCCCACGTCATCAGCGTGCTGACGGAGCGGCGCAGGTTCGGCGGCACCCTCGCCGACCTCGCCGCCGTGCGCGCCGCCGTGGACATCCCCATCCTGCGCAAGGACTTCATCGTCACCTCCTACCAGCTGTGGGAGGCCAGGGCGCACGGCGCGGACCTCGCCCTGCTCATCGTGGCGGCCCTCGACCAGCAGGCGCTCGTCTCGCTGATCGAGCGGGCCGAGTCGATCGGGCTCGCCCCGCTCGTCGAGGTGCACACCGAGGAGGAGCTGGTCCGGGCGGTCGACGCCGGCGCGAAGATCATCGGGATCAACGCCCGCAACCTCAAGACGCTCGAGGTGGACCGCGAGGTGTTCGCCAAGCTCGCGCCCAAGGTGCCGGACGGCGTCATCAAGATCGCCGAGTCGGGCGTGCGCGGCCCGCACGACCTGCTCGCGTACGCGCGGGCGGGGGCGGACGCGGTGCTGGTGGGCGAGAGCCTGGTCACCGGCAGGGACCCCAAGGCCGCGGTCAACGACCTGGTGACCGCCGGCGCCCACCCGGCCTCGCGGCAGGACACCGGCTCCGAGAGGCACTCGTGA
- the trpB gene encoding tryptophan synthase subunit beta: protein MITPADLAGGGVRGDDPDVHGKFGRFGGRYVPEALIPALDEVAAEYEKAKTDLEFIREFDHLLRTYAGRPTTLTEVPRFAGHAGGARILLKREDLTHTGAHKINNVLGQALLTKRLGKRRVIAETGAGQHGVATATAAALMGLECVIYMGAVDCERQALNVARMKLLGATVVPVTNGSQTLKDAINEAFRDWVTNVDHTHYLFGTVAGPHPFPEIVRDFARIIGVEARRQVLELTGRLPDAVCAAVGGGSNAIGVFHAFMEDQDVKLYGYEAGGRGVDTGEHALTLTEGSVGVLHGARTYVLQDEEGQTIESHSISAGLDYPGVGPEHAWLKDTGRATYEGVTDEEAMEAFALLARTEGIIPAIESSHALAGALRLGRELGPDAVILVNLSGRGDKDMGTAMKYFNL from the coding sequence ATGATCACCCCCGCCGACCTGGCCGGTGGCGGGGTCCGCGGCGACGACCCGGACGTCCACGGCAAGTTCGGCAGGTTCGGCGGCAGGTACGTCCCCGAGGCGCTCATCCCGGCCCTCGACGAGGTCGCCGCGGAGTACGAGAAGGCCAAGACCGACCTCGAATTCATCCGCGAGTTCGACCACCTGCTGCGCACGTACGCCGGCCGTCCGACGACGCTGACCGAGGTGCCGCGGTTCGCCGGGCACGCGGGCGGCGCGCGGATCCTGCTCAAGCGCGAGGACCTGACCCACACGGGCGCACACAAGATCAACAACGTGCTCGGCCAGGCCCTGCTGACCAAGCGGCTCGGCAAGCGGCGCGTCATCGCGGAGACCGGGGCGGGGCAGCACGGCGTCGCCACCGCCACCGCCGCCGCGCTGATGGGCCTGGAGTGCGTCATCTACATGGGCGCCGTCGACTGCGAGCGCCAGGCGCTCAACGTGGCCAGGATGAAGCTCCTCGGCGCGACGGTCGTGCCGGTGACCAACGGCAGCCAGACCCTCAAGGACGCCATCAACGAGGCGTTCCGCGACTGGGTCACCAACGTCGACCACACCCACTACCTGTTCGGCACGGTCGCCGGGCCGCACCCGTTCCCGGAGATCGTCAGGGACTTCGCCCGGATCATCGGGGTCGAGGCGCGCCGTCAGGTCCTCGAGCTGACCGGCCGCCTGCCCGACGCCGTCTGCGCCGCCGTCGGCGGCGGGTCGAACGCCATCGGCGTCTTCCACGCCTTCATGGAGGACCAGGACGTCAAGCTGTACGGCTACGAGGCCGGCGGCCGGGGCGTGGACACGGGCGAGCACGCGCTGACCCTGACCGAGGGCAGCGTCGGCGTGCTGCACGGCGCCCGCACCTACGTCCTGCAGGACGAGGAGGGCCAGACGATCGAGTCGCACTCGATCTCGGCCGGCCTCGACTACCCCGGCGTCGGCCCCGAGCACGCGTGGCTCAAGGACACCGGGCGTGCGACCTACGAGGGCGTCACCGACGAGGAGGCCATGGAGGCCTTCGCCCTGCTCGCCCGGACCGAGGGCATCATCCCGGCCATCGAGTCCTCGCACGCGCTCGCGGGCGCGCTGCGGCTGGGCCGCGAACTCGGTCCCGACGCCGTCATCCTGGTGAACCTGTCGGGCCGCGGCGACAAGGACATGGGCACCGCGATGAAATACTTCAACCTCTGA
- the trpA gene encoding tryptophan synthase subunit alpha — MTTLQAVFDKARAEDRAALVGYLPAGFPTKDGAVAAATAMVEAGCDVIEIGLPYSDPLMDGPTIQDAVHRSLTNGTRIADVLRTVEGVAKSGAATLVMTYWNPIDRYGAERFARDLASAGGVGTITPDLTPEESEPWLAASKEAGIDTVFLVAPSSPDERIERVAACCTGFVYAASLMGVTGARESVSSAAEGLVGRTRAHTGLPVCVGLGVGNGAQAAEVAAYADGVIVGSAFIRRLLDAPDEKSGLAAVRELASELARGVRR; from the coding sequence ATGACGACACTCCAAGCGGTGTTCGACAAGGCCCGCGCCGAGGACAGGGCCGCGCTGGTCGGCTACCTGCCGGCCGGGTTCCCGACCAAGGACGGCGCGGTCGCCGCGGCGACGGCCATGGTCGAGGCCGGCTGCGACGTGATCGAGATCGGCCTGCCGTACTCCGATCCGCTCATGGACGGCCCGACCATCCAGGACGCGGTGCACAGGTCGCTGACCAACGGCACCCGCATCGCCGACGTGCTGCGCACCGTCGAGGGCGTGGCGAAGTCGGGGGCCGCGACGCTGGTCATGACGTACTGGAACCCGATCGACCGCTACGGCGCCGAGCGCTTCGCGCGCGACCTCGCCTCCGCGGGCGGCGTCGGGACCATCACGCCCGACCTGACTCCCGAGGAGTCCGAGCCCTGGCTCGCCGCGAGCAAGGAGGCCGGCATCGACACGGTCTTCCTCGTCGCGCCCAGCTCGCCGGACGAGCGCATCGAGCGGGTCGCCGCCTGCTGCACGGGCTTCGTGTACGCGGCCTCGCTGATGGGCGTGACCGGCGCGAGGGAGAGCGTCAGCTCGGCGGCCGAGGGCCTGGTCGGGCGGACCAGGGCGCACACCGGGCTGCCCGTCTGCGTCGGCCTGGGCGTCGGGAACGGCGCCCAGGCGGCCGAGGTCGCGGCGTACGCCGACGGCGTCATCGTCGGGTCCGCCTTCATCCGGCGCCTGCTCGACGCCCCGGACGAGAAGTCCGGTCTCGCGGCCGTACGCGAACTCGCGTCCGAACTCGCCCGAGGTGTCCGGCGCTGA
- a CDS encoding DoxX family protein, with the protein MVQLASGTSVSERLQPAKPALSWVTTAARVVLAGVLIVAGALKIGAPALSVQAVRAYQLLPDSVAQVVGYGLPVLEIITGLLLLVGLFTRAAAVVGGVLMVAFVIGIASAWARGLRIDCGCFGGDGTLAAGQDPNYFWELLRDFGLLVCAAWIVVRPASRFSLDSALGFTGERETTDEDGSDEGEDDGA; encoded by the coding sequence ATGGTTCAGTTGGCATCCGGCACCTCGGTGTCCGAGCGGTTACAGCCTGCGAAGCCCGCGCTCTCCTGGGTCACGACCGCCGCACGGGTCGTGCTCGCCGGCGTACTGATCGTCGCCGGTGCGCTCAAGATCGGCGCGCCCGCGCTGTCGGTGCAGGCGGTGCGGGCCTACCAGCTCCTGCCCGACTCCGTCGCGCAGGTCGTCGGGTACGGCCTGCCCGTCCTGGAGATCATCACCGGCCTGCTGCTGCTCGTCGGTCTTTTCACGCGTGCGGCGGCGGTCGTGGGCGGGGTGCTGATGGTGGCCTTCGTCATCGGCATCGCGTCCGCCTGGGCCAGAGGGCTGCGCATCGACTGCGGCTGCTTCGGTGGCGACGGCACGCTGGCCGCCGGACAGGACCCCAACTACTTCTGGGAGTTGCTGCGCGACTTCGGACTGCTCGTCTGCGCGGCGTGGATCGTCGTCAGACCGGCGAGCCGCTTCTCGCTGGACTCCGCGCTGGGCTTCACCGGGGAGCGGGAAACGACGGACGAGGACGGCTCGGACGAGGGTGAGGACGACGGCGCGTGA
- a CDS encoding DsbA family protein translates to MSKRTSEAARARIAAQRETLRKQEQRKRVTMIVTIAVVVVIAVAFAVWSVRQGASEKVAGGLAPVTVQEDGTVVMAKSGVTAPVVDVFEDFQCPACKQFEETSGSTLKNLAAEGKAKVVYHPITIFGQEPTKGNSLRAASAARCVTDGQQWLAYHDKLYKNQPSETVTGFTADELIKWGKEAGVTAPDFDNCVREQRNVAAHQQFSEKTMSTQKLTGTPTIKLDGKDLDTSVAFVPNSLREAVESAGK, encoded by the coding sequence GTGAGCAAGCGTACGAGCGAGGCGGCCAGGGCCCGCATCGCGGCCCAGCGGGAGACCTTGCGCAAGCAGGAGCAGCGCAAGCGCGTCACGATGATCGTGACCATCGCGGTGGTCGTCGTGATCGCGGTCGCCTTCGCGGTGTGGTCGGTGCGCCAGGGGGCCTCGGAGAAGGTCGCGGGCGGCCTCGCTCCCGTCACCGTGCAGGAGGACGGCACGGTCGTGATGGCCAAGTCCGGCGTGACCGCGCCCGTGGTCGACGTGTTCGAGGACTTCCAGTGCCCGGCGTGCAAGCAGTTCGAGGAGACCAGCGGCTCCACGCTGAAGAACCTGGCGGCCGAGGGCAAGGCCAAGGTCGTGTACCACCCGATCACGATCTTCGGGCAGGAGCCGACCAAGGGCAACTCGCTGCGGGCGGCCTCCGCGGCGCGGTGCGTGACCGACGGTCAGCAGTGGCTGGCTTACCACGACAAGCTCTACAAGAACCAGCCGAGTGAGACCGTGACCGGCTTCACCGCCGACGAGCTGATCAAGTGGGGCAAGGAGGCCGGCGTCACCGCCCCCGATTTCGACAACTGCGTGCGGGAGCAGCGCAACGTCGCCGCTCACCAGCAGTTCTCCGAGAAGACCATGAGCACGCAGAAGCTGACCGGCACGCCGACCATCAAGCTGGACGGCAAGGACCTCGACACCAGCGTCGCCTTCGTGCCGAACTCGCTGCGCGAGGCCGTGGAGAGCGCCGGCAAGTGA
- a CDS encoding ADP-ribosylglycohydrolase family protein — protein MPYDDRFPLIAPGGAARRIHAAMLAFAAGDALGVPWEGRPPERVDAAEVVRLPAPDRGWPRGATSDDTAQMVLVAGCLADTGGRPSSMDFLTRLAGAAPAVRGLGPTTRRALAHFAETGEIPAPSADDLPTNGAAMRVAPAGWAVPPDRPGRRRSLCEVLSAATHRAPAAVAAACVIAAMASYAVEGAGPADLLDAAAAEARWAGERYGPMSTVTDAARGRWSPPPEGISLDAVETAAAVVHVIREAPDPAAALPYAVSLGGDTDTVAALAGGVLGACDPEGVTTLGWLGLVDLGEYPGLEDLAARLAALREDAAAGL, from the coding sequence ATGCCGTACGACGACCGATTTCCCCTCATCGCACCCGGGGGCGCCGCGCGGAGGATCCACGCGGCGATGCTCGCCTTCGCCGCGGGCGACGCGCTCGGCGTGCCGTGGGAGGGCCGCCCGCCGGAGCGCGTCGACGCGGCCGAGGTCGTCCGGCTGCCCGCGCCGGACCGGGGCTGGCCGCGCGGCGCGACCTCCGACGACACGGCGCAGATGGTGCTGGTCGCCGGCTGCCTGGCCGACACGGGCGGGCGCCCCTCCTCGATGGACTTCCTCACCCGGCTGGCCGGCGCGGCGCCCGCGGTGCGCGGCCTCGGGCCGACGACGCGGCGCGCCCTCGCGCACTTCGCCGAGACGGGGGAGATCCCCGCTCCCTCGGCGGACGATCTGCCGACCAACGGCGCGGCCATGCGCGTCGCGCCGGCCGGCTGGGCCGTGCCGCCGGACCGCCCCGGACGCCGCCGGAGCCTGTGCGAGGTGCTGTCCGCCGCGACGCACCGGGCGCCCGCGGCCGTGGCGGCGGCCTGCGTGATCGCGGCCATGGCGTCGTACGCGGTGGAGGGGGCCGGCCCGGCCGATCTGCTGGACGCGGCGGCGGCCGAGGCCCGCTGGGCGGGCGAGCGCTACGGCCCGATGAGCACCGTGACGGACGCCGCGCGCGGGCGGTGGTCGCCCCCGCCCGAGGGGATCTCCCTGGACGCCGTGGAGACGGCCGCCGCGGTGGTCCACGTGATCCGCGAGGCTCCGGACCCGGCCGCCGCGCTGCCGTACGCCGTGTCGCTCGGCGGGGACACCGACACGGTCGCGGCGCTCGCGGGAGGCGTGCTCGGCGCGTGCGACCCCGAGGGGGTGACCACGCTGGGCTGGCTGGGGCTCGTGGACCTCGGTGAGTACCCCGGCCTGGAGGACCTCGCCGCACGCCTGGCCGCCCTCCGCGAGGACGCCGCCGCCGGGCTCTGA